The proteins below are encoded in one region of Scyliorhinus torazame isolate Kashiwa2021f chromosome 16, sScyTor2.1, whole genome shotgun sequence:
- the tmem240b gene encoding transmembrane protein 240 — protein sequence MLLTANTMIFMFVGTSMVMAIACIVDMNALLDRFHNYILPHLRGEDRVCHCNCGRHHIHYVIPYDADQSVVDSSENYFVTDNVTKQEIDLMLGLLLGFCISWFLVWMDGVLHCVVRAWRTSRRYDNSWSWIPRLCNLKDFRRRSHRQYEDSAGNMVHIKQKLYHNGHPSPRHL from the exons ATGCTCCTCACCGCCAACACCATGATCTTCATGTTCGTGGGGACGTCCATGGTGATG GCGATAGCTTGCATCGTGGATATGAACGCTCTGCTCGACCGATTCCACAATTATATCCTCCCGCATTTACGAGGTGAAGACCGGGTCTGTCATTGCAACTGTGGAAG gCACCACATTCACTATGTCATTCCCTAcgatgccgatcagtctgtggtcgATTCCTCAGAAAATTACTTTGTGACGGACAATGTGACAAAGCAGGAGATTGACCTGATGCTGGGCCTGCTTCTGGGCTTCTGTATCAGCTGGTTCCTGGTGTGGATGGATGGTGTCCTTCACTGTGTCGTCAGGGCCTGGAGGACAAGCCGGCGTTATG ATAACTCCTGGTCTTGGATCCCAAGGTTATGCAATCTGAAGGATTTCAGGAGGCGCTCCCACCGGCAATATGAGGATTCCGCAGGGAACATGGTGCATATCAAACAGAAACTGTATCACAACGGGCACCCGAGCCCACGACACCTGTAA